Proteins from one Oncorhynchus gorbuscha isolate QuinsamMale2020 ecotype Even-year linkage group LG18, OgorEven_v1.0, whole genome shotgun sequence genomic window:
- the epn3b gene encoding epsin-3 isoform X2 encodes MTTSALRRQVKNIVHNYSEAEIKVREATSNDPWGPSSSLMSEIADLTFNVVAFAEVMGMVWKRLNDHGKNWRHVYKALTLLDYLIKTGSERVAQQCRENAFTIQTLRDFQYMDRDGRDQGGNVREKARQLVSLLRDEERLRQERSQALTTKERMTAGTGGGGGGTGGGGGGTGGGGGGVHGVVPPAYQPGRRTSQPNIAAHYGEQFIRSRGSPSSFNSSSSSPREASDLEQARPQTSGEEELQLQLALAMSREESEKLAPPPPIAMETDDTQLQIALSLSKEEHEQCLHGNCVDDVTMPPLQDQRCLQGDESFLQRALDENRRDSHTGTGESAMLNLVDIFGPSEAPPPTDDLWDAQPAVTSDPWDSVVHSNTPVIGSPWKTRPSSSSPTNPWAPSRSPTWVAPPTSSSSPVNHGWESPHPLTGDGTDRTDPFSVREEEECKGEEGPPQPGSPTGPDLFGERVLSPEVNGRGGGSPEMFDLSRLAPPQGYAPPRMCRTPEAFLGPTGASLVNLDALIPPNPPSRTHNNPFLLGLSVPSPTNPFHCDQPRLTLNQMLRPCSTSPLPPHTLPYSPSLPLPLPHHTQPSPGLLDLPSNLPHPLLPLSPAPAHRVPPQSHTHSHNPFL; translated from the exons ATGACGACCTCAGCGTTGCGTCGCCAGGTGAAGAACATCGTTCACAACTACTCTGAGGCAGAGATCAAG GTGCGCGAGGCAACGTCCAACGACCCGTGGGGCCCCTCCTCCTCGCTGATGTCAGAGATCGCTGACCTCACCTTTAACGTGGTGGCGTTTGCTGAGGTCATGGGCATGGTCTGGAAACGCCTCAACGACCACGGGAAGAACTGGAGACACGTCTACAAG GCCCTGACGCTGCTCGACTACTTGATCAAGACCGGCTCAGAGAGAGTGGCTCAGCAGTGCCGCGAGAACGCATTCACCATACAG ACGCTGCGGGACTTCCAGTACATGGACCGGGATGGCCGGGACCAGGGGGGCAACGTGAGGGAGAAGGCCCGCCAGCTGGTGTCTCTGCTCAGGGACGAGGAACGGCTCAGACAGGAGAGGAGCCAGGCGTTGACCACTAAAGAACGCATGACGGctggaacaggaggaggaggaggagggacagggggaggaggaggggggacggggggaggaggagggggggtacaTGGAGTGGTACCTCCAGCGTACCAACCAGGGCGGAGGACCAGCCAGCCAAATATAGCAGCTCACTACGGGGAACAGTTCATCCGCTCCCGGGGCTCGCCCTCCTCCTTTAACT cctcttcatcctctcctcgtGAAGCGTCTGATCTAGAACAGGCCCGCCCCCAGACCAGCGGAGAGGAGGAGCTACAGTTACAGCTGGCCCTGGCcatgagcagagaggagagtgagaag CTGGCCCCACCTCCTCCCATTGCTATGGAGACAGATGACACACAGCTCCAGATAGCTCTGAGCCTTAGCAAAGAGGAGCACgagcag tgtctccatggaaactgtgttgatgatgtcacCATGCCGCCTCTGCAGGACCAGCGTTGTCTCCAAGGAGATGAGTCGTTTTTGCAGAGAGCCCTGGACGAGAACAGAAGGGACAGTCACACAGGGACAGGGGAG TCCGCCATGTTGAATCTGGTGGATATCTTTGGCCCCTCTGAGGCTCCGCCCCCAACTGACGACCTCTGGGACGCCCAGCCTGctgtgacctctgacccctgggaCTCTGTGG TCCACTCCAACACTCCTGTGATTGGTAGTCCTTGGAAGACCCGCCCCTCCTCCAGCAGCCCAACCAATCCTTGGGCTCCGTCACGCTCTCCCACCTGGGTAGCTCCACCCACATCATCATCCAGCCCTGTCAATCACGGCTGGGAGAGCCCGCACCCTCTTACAGGGGACGGTACTGATAGGACGGATCCCTTCTCtgtcagggaggaggaggagtgtaaAGGAGAAGAGGGACCACCTCAACCTGGCAGTCCtactg GCCCAGACCTGTTTGGGGAGCGTGTCCTGTCCCCCGAGGTGAACGGGCGAGGGGGGGGCAGTCCGGAGATGTTTGACCTGTCCCGTCTCGCCCCCCCTCAGGGCTACGCGCCCCCCCGGATGTGTCGCACCCCAGAAGCCTTCCTGGGACCTACGGGGGCGTCGCTCGTCAACCTGGACGCACTCATCCCCCCTAATCCTCCTAGCAGGACCCACAACAACCCCTTCCTCTtag gtctgaGTGTTCCCTCTCCCACCAACCCATTCCACTGTGACCAGCCCCGTCTCACACTCAACCAGATGCTCCGTCCCTGTTCCACCTCCCCACTCCCCCCTCACACCCTCCCCTacagcccctctctccccctccctctcccacaccACACCCAGCCCTCCCCCGGCCTCCTGGACCTCCCCTCTAacctcccccatc
- the epn3b gene encoding epsin-3 isoform X3: MTTSALRRQVKNIVHNYSEAEIKVREATSNDPWGPSSSLMSEIADLTFNVVAFAEVMGMVWKRLNDHGKNWRHVYKALTLLDYLIKTGSERVAQQCRENAFTIQTLRDFQYMDRDGRDQGGNVREKARQLVSLLRDEERLRQERSQALTTKERMTAGTGGGGGGTGGGGGGTGGGGGGVHGVVPPAYQPGRRTSQPNIAAHYGEQFIRSRGSPSSFNSSSSSPREASDLEQARPQTSGEEELQLQLALAMSREESEKLAPPPPIAMETDDTQLQIALSLSKEEHEQDQRCLQGDESFLQRALDENRRDSHTGTGESAMLNLVDIFGPSEAPPPTDDLWDAQPAVTSDPWDSVAVHSNTPVIGSPWKTRPSSSSPTNPWAPSRSPTWVAPPTSSSSPVNHGWESPHPLTGDGTDRTDPFSVREEEECKGEEGPPQPGSPTGPDLFGERVLSPEVNGRGGGSPEMFDLSRLAPPQGYAPPRMCRTPEAFLGPTGASLVNLDALIPPNPPSRTHNNPFLLGLSVPSPTNPFHCDQPRLTLNQMLRPCSTSPLPPHTLPYSPSLPLPLPHHTQPSPGLLDLPSNLPHPLLPLSPAPAHRVPPQSHTHSHNPFL; this comes from the exons ATGACGACCTCAGCGTTGCGTCGCCAGGTGAAGAACATCGTTCACAACTACTCTGAGGCAGAGATCAAG GTGCGCGAGGCAACGTCCAACGACCCGTGGGGCCCCTCCTCCTCGCTGATGTCAGAGATCGCTGACCTCACCTTTAACGTGGTGGCGTTTGCTGAGGTCATGGGCATGGTCTGGAAACGCCTCAACGACCACGGGAAGAACTGGAGACACGTCTACAAG GCCCTGACGCTGCTCGACTACTTGATCAAGACCGGCTCAGAGAGAGTGGCTCAGCAGTGCCGCGAGAACGCATTCACCATACAG ACGCTGCGGGACTTCCAGTACATGGACCGGGATGGCCGGGACCAGGGGGGCAACGTGAGGGAGAAGGCCCGCCAGCTGGTGTCTCTGCTCAGGGACGAGGAACGGCTCAGACAGGAGAGGAGCCAGGCGTTGACCACTAAAGAACGCATGACGGctggaacaggaggaggaggaggagggacagggggaggaggaggggggacggggggaggaggagggggggtacaTGGAGTGGTACCTCCAGCGTACCAACCAGGGCGGAGGACCAGCCAGCCAAATATAGCAGCTCACTACGGGGAACAGTTCATCCGCTCCCGGGGCTCGCCCTCCTCCTTTAACT cctcttcatcctctcctcgtGAAGCGTCTGATCTAGAACAGGCCCGCCCCCAGACCAGCGGAGAGGAGGAGCTACAGTTACAGCTGGCCCTGGCcatgagcagagaggagagtgagaag CTGGCCCCACCTCCTCCCATTGCTATGGAGACAGATGACACACAGCTCCAGATAGCTCTGAGCCTTAGCAAAGAGGAGCACgagcag GACCAGCGTTGTCTCCAAGGAGATGAGTCGTTTTTGCAGAGAGCCCTGGACGAGAACAGAAGGGACAGTCACACAGGGACAGGGGAG TCCGCCATGTTGAATCTGGTGGATATCTTTGGCCCCTCTGAGGCTCCGCCCCCAACTGACGACCTCTGGGACGCCCAGCCTGctgtgacctctgacccctgggaCTCTGTGG cAGTCCACTCCAACACTCCTGTGATTGGTAGTCCTTGGAAGACCCGCCCCTCCTCCAGCAGCCCAACCAATCCTTGGGCTCCGTCACGCTCTCCCACCTGGGTAGCTCCACCCACATCATCATCCAGCCCTGTCAATCACGGCTGGGAGAGCCCGCACCCTCTTACAGGGGACGGTACTGATAGGACGGATCCCTTCTCtgtcagggaggaggaggagtgtaaAGGAGAAGAGGGACCACCTCAACCTGGCAGTCCtactg GCCCAGACCTGTTTGGGGAGCGTGTCCTGTCCCCCGAGGTGAACGGGCGAGGGGGGGGCAGTCCGGAGATGTTTGACCTGTCCCGTCTCGCCCCCCCTCAGGGCTACGCGCCCCCCCGGATGTGTCGCACCCCAGAAGCCTTCCTGGGACCTACGGGGGCGTCGCTCGTCAACCTGGACGCACTCATCCCCCCTAATCCTCCTAGCAGGACCCACAACAACCCCTTCCTCTtag gtctgaGTGTTCCCTCTCCCACCAACCCATTCCACTGTGACCAGCCCCGTCTCACACTCAACCAGATGCTCCGTCCCTGTTCCACCTCCCCACTCCCCCCTCACACCCTCCCCTacagcccctctctccccctccctctcccacaccACACCCAGCCCTCCCCCGGCCTCCTGGACCTCCCCTCTAacctcccccatc
- the epn3b gene encoding epsin-3 isoform X1 produces MTTSALRRQVKNIVHNYSEAEIKVREATSNDPWGPSSSLMSEIADLTFNVVAFAEVMGMVWKRLNDHGKNWRHVYKALTLLDYLIKTGSERVAQQCRENAFTIQTLRDFQYMDRDGRDQGGNVREKARQLVSLLRDEERLRQERSQALTTKERMTAGTGGGGGGTGGGGGGTGGGGGGVHGVVPPAYQPGRRTSQPNIAAHYGEQFIRSRGSPSSFNSSSSSPREASDLEQARPQTSGEEELQLQLALAMSREESEKLAPPPPIAMETDDTQLQIALSLSKEEHEQCLHGNCVDDVTMPPLQDQRCLQGDESFLQRALDENRRDSHTGTGESAMLNLVDIFGPSEAPPPTDDLWDAQPAVTSDPWDSVAVHSNTPVIGSPWKTRPSSSSPTNPWAPSRSPTWVAPPTSSSSPVNHGWESPHPLTGDGTDRTDPFSVREEEECKGEEGPPQPGSPTGPDLFGERVLSPEVNGRGGGSPEMFDLSRLAPPQGYAPPRMCRTPEAFLGPTGASLVNLDALIPPNPPSRTHNNPFLLGLSVPSPTNPFHCDQPRLTLNQMLRPCSTSPLPPHTLPYSPSLPLPLPHHTQPSPGLLDLPSNLPHPLLPLSPAPAHRVPPQSHTHSHNPFL; encoded by the exons ATGACGACCTCAGCGTTGCGTCGCCAGGTGAAGAACATCGTTCACAACTACTCTGAGGCAGAGATCAAG GTGCGCGAGGCAACGTCCAACGACCCGTGGGGCCCCTCCTCCTCGCTGATGTCAGAGATCGCTGACCTCACCTTTAACGTGGTGGCGTTTGCTGAGGTCATGGGCATGGTCTGGAAACGCCTCAACGACCACGGGAAGAACTGGAGACACGTCTACAAG GCCCTGACGCTGCTCGACTACTTGATCAAGACCGGCTCAGAGAGAGTGGCTCAGCAGTGCCGCGAGAACGCATTCACCATACAG ACGCTGCGGGACTTCCAGTACATGGACCGGGATGGCCGGGACCAGGGGGGCAACGTGAGGGAGAAGGCCCGCCAGCTGGTGTCTCTGCTCAGGGACGAGGAACGGCTCAGACAGGAGAGGAGCCAGGCGTTGACCACTAAAGAACGCATGACGGctggaacaggaggaggaggaggagggacagggggaggaggaggggggacggggggaggaggagggggggtacaTGGAGTGGTACCTCCAGCGTACCAACCAGGGCGGAGGACCAGCCAGCCAAATATAGCAGCTCACTACGGGGAACAGTTCATCCGCTCCCGGGGCTCGCCCTCCTCCTTTAACT cctcttcatcctctcctcgtGAAGCGTCTGATCTAGAACAGGCCCGCCCCCAGACCAGCGGAGAGGAGGAGCTACAGTTACAGCTGGCCCTGGCcatgagcagagaggagagtgagaag CTGGCCCCACCTCCTCCCATTGCTATGGAGACAGATGACACACAGCTCCAGATAGCTCTGAGCCTTAGCAAAGAGGAGCACgagcag tgtctccatggaaactgtgttgatgatgtcacCATGCCGCCTCTGCAGGACCAGCGTTGTCTCCAAGGAGATGAGTCGTTTTTGCAGAGAGCCCTGGACGAGAACAGAAGGGACAGTCACACAGGGACAGGGGAG TCCGCCATGTTGAATCTGGTGGATATCTTTGGCCCCTCTGAGGCTCCGCCCCCAACTGACGACCTCTGGGACGCCCAGCCTGctgtgacctctgacccctgggaCTCTGTGG cAGTCCACTCCAACACTCCTGTGATTGGTAGTCCTTGGAAGACCCGCCCCTCCTCCAGCAGCCCAACCAATCCTTGGGCTCCGTCACGCTCTCCCACCTGGGTAGCTCCACCCACATCATCATCCAGCCCTGTCAATCACGGCTGGGAGAGCCCGCACCCTCTTACAGGGGACGGTACTGATAGGACGGATCCCTTCTCtgtcagggaggaggaggagtgtaaAGGAGAAGAGGGACCACCTCAACCTGGCAGTCCtactg GCCCAGACCTGTTTGGGGAGCGTGTCCTGTCCCCCGAGGTGAACGGGCGAGGGGGGGGCAGTCCGGAGATGTTTGACCTGTCCCGTCTCGCCCCCCCTCAGGGCTACGCGCCCCCCCGGATGTGTCGCACCCCAGAAGCCTTCCTGGGACCTACGGGGGCGTCGCTCGTCAACCTGGACGCACTCATCCCCCCTAATCCTCCTAGCAGGACCCACAACAACCCCTTCCTCTtag gtctgaGTGTTCCCTCTCCCACCAACCCATTCCACTGTGACCAGCCCCGTCTCACACTCAACCAGATGCTCCGTCCCTGTTCCACCTCCCCACTCCCCCCTCACACCCTCCCCTacagcccctctctccccctccctctcccacaccACACCCAGCCCTCCCCCGGCCTCCTGGACCTCCCCTCTAacctcccccatc
- the epn3b gene encoding epsin-3 isoform X4 — translation MTTSALRRQVKNIVHNYSEAEIKVREATSNDPWGPSSSLMSEIADLTFNVVAFAEVMGMVWKRLNDHGKNWRHVYKALTLLDYLIKTGSERVAQQCRENAFTIQTLRDFQYMDRDGRDQGGNVREKARQLVSLLRDEERLRQERSQALTTKERMTAGTGGGGGGTGGGGGGTGGGGGGVHGVVPPAYQPGRRTSQPNIAAHYGEQFIRSRGSPSSFNSSSSSPREASDLEQARPQTSGEEELQLQLALAMSREESEKCLHGNCVDDVTMPPLQDQRCLQGDESFLQRALDENRRDSHTGTGESAMLNLVDIFGPSEAPPPTDDLWDAQPAVTSDPWDSVAVHSNTPVIGSPWKTRPSSSSPTNPWAPSRSPTWVAPPTSSSSPVNHGWESPHPLTGDGTDRTDPFSVREEEECKGEEGPPQPGSPTGPDLFGERVLSPEVNGRGGGSPEMFDLSRLAPPQGYAPPRMCRTPEAFLGPTGASLVNLDALIPPNPPSRTHNNPFLLGLSVPSPTNPFHCDQPRLTLNQMLRPCSTSPLPPHTLPYSPSLPLPLPHHTQPSPGLLDLPSNLPHPLLPLSPAPAHRVPPQSHTHSHNPFL, via the exons ATGACGACCTCAGCGTTGCGTCGCCAGGTGAAGAACATCGTTCACAACTACTCTGAGGCAGAGATCAAG GTGCGCGAGGCAACGTCCAACGACCCGTGGGGCCCCTCCTCCTCGCTGATGTCAGAGATCGCTGACCTCACCTTTAACGTGGTGGCGTTTGCTGAGGTCATGGGCATGGTCTGGAAACGCCTCAACGACCACGGGAAGAACTGGAGACACGTCTACAAG GCCCTGACGCTGCTCGACTACTTGATCAAGACCGGCTCAGAGAGAGTGGCTCAGCAGTGCCGCGAGAACGCATTCACCATACAG ACGCTGCGGGACTTCCAGTACATGGACCGGGATGGCCGGGACCAGGGGGGCAACGTGAGGGAGAAGGCCCGCCAGCTGGTGTCTCTGCTCAGGGACGAGGAACGGCTCAGACAGGAGAGGAGCCAGGCGTTGACCACTAAAGAACGCATGACGGctggaacaggaggaggaggaggagggacagggggaggaggaggggggacggggggaggaggagggggggtacaTGGAGTGGTACCTCCAGCGTACCAACCAGGGCGGAGGACCAGCCAGCCAAATATAGCAGCTCACTACGGGGAACAGTTCATCCGCTCCCGGGGCTCGCCCTCCTCCTTTAACT cctcttcatcctctcctcgtGAAGCGTCTGATCTAGAACAGGCCCGCCCCCAGACCAGCGGAGAGGAGGAGCTACAGTTACAGCTGGCCCTGGCcatgagcagagaggagagtgagaag tgtctccatggaaactgtgttgatgatgtcacCATGCCGCCTCTGCAGGACCAGCGTTGTCTCCAAGGAGATGAGTCGTTTTTGCAGAGAGCCCTGGACGAGAACAGAAGGGACAGTCACACAGGGACAGGGGAG TCCGCCATGTTGAATCTGGTGGATATCTTTGGCCCCTCTGAGGCTCCGCCCCCAACTGACGACCTCTGGGACGCCCAGCCTGctgtgacctctgacccctgggaCTCTGTGG cAGTCCACTCCAACACTCCTGTGATTGGTAGTCCTTGGAAGACCCGCCCCTCCTCCAGCAGCCCAACCAATCCTTGGGCTCCGTCACGCTCTCCCACCTGGGTAGCTCCACCCACATCATCATCCAGCCCTGTCAATCACGGCTGGGAGAGCCCGCACCCTCTTACAGGGGACGGTACTGATAGGACGGATCCCTTCTCtgtcagggaggaggaggagtgtaaAGGAGAAGAGGGACCACCTCAACCTGGCAGTCCtactg GCCCAGACCTGTTTGGGGAGCGTGTCCTGTCCCCCGAGGTGAACGGGCGAGGGGGGGGCAGTCCGGAGATGTTTGACCTGTCCCGTCTCGCCCCCCCTCAGGGCTACGCGCCCCCCCGGATGTGTCGCACCCCAGAAGCCTTCCTGGGACCTACGGGGGCGTCGCTCGTCAACCTGGACGCACTCATCCCCCCTAATCCTCCTAGCAGGACCCACAACAACCCCTTCCTCTtag gtctgaGTGTTCCCTCTCCCACCAACCCATTCCACTGTGACCAGCCCCGTCTCACACTCAACCAGATGCTCCGTCCCTGTTCCACCTCCCCACTCCCCCCTCACACCCTCCCCTacagcccctctctccccctccctctcccacaccACACCCAGCCCTCCCCCGGCCTCCTGGACCTCCCCTCTAacctcccccatc
- the epn3b gene encoding epsin-3 isoform X5 translates to MTTSALRRQVKNIVHNYSEAEIKVREATSNDPWGPSSSLMSEIADLTFNVVAFAEVMGMVWKRLNDHGKNWRHVYKALTLLDYLIKTGSERVAQQCRENAFTIQTLRDFQYMDRDGRDQGGNVREKARQLVSLLRDEERLRQERSQALTTKERMTAGTGGGGGGTGGGGGGTGGGGGGVHGVVPPAYQPGRRTSQPNIAAHYGEQFIRSRGSPSSFNSSSSSPREASDLEQARPQTSGEEELQLQLALAMSREESEKDQRCLQGDESFLQRALDENRRDSHTGTGESAMLNLVDIFGPSEAPPPTDDLWDAQPAVTSDPWDSVAVHSNTPVIGSPWKTRPSSSSPTNPWAPSRSPTWVAPPTSSSSPVNHGWESPHPLTGDGTDRTDPFSVREEEECKGEEGPPQPGSPTGPDLFGERVLSPEVNGRGGGSPEMFDLSRLAPPQGYAPPRMCRTPEAFLGPTGASLVNLDALIPPNPPSRTHNNPFLLGLSVPSPTNPFHCDQPRLTLNQMLRPCSTSPLPPHTLPYSPSLPLPLPHHTQPSPGLLDLPSNLPHPLLPLSPAPAHRVPPQSHTHSHNPFL, encoded by the exons ATGACGACCTCAGCGTTGCGTCGCCAGGTGAAGAACATCGTTCACAACTACTCTGAGGCAGAGATCAAG GTGCGCGAGGCAACGTCCAACGACCCGTGGGGCCCCTCCTCCTCGCTGATGTCAGAGATCGCTGACCTCACCTTTAACGTGGTGGCGTTTGCTGAGGTCATGGGCATGGTCTGGAAACGCCTCAACGACCACGGGAAGAACTGGAGACACGTCTACAAG GCCCTGACGCTGCTCGACTACTTGATCAAGACCGGCTCAGAGAGAGTGGCTCAGCAGTGCCGCGAGAACGCATTCACCATACAG ACGCTGCGGGACTTCCAGTACATGGACCGGGATGGCCGGGACCAGGGGGGCAACGTGAGGGAGAAGGCCCGCCAGCTGGTGTCTCTGCTCAGGGACGAGGAACGGCTCAGACAGGAGAGGAGCCAGGCGTTGACCACTAAAGAACGCATGACGGctggaacaggaggaggaggaggagggacagggggaggaggaggggggacggggggaggaggagggggggtacaTGGAGTGGTACCTCCAGCGTACCAACCAGGGCGGAGGACCAGCCAGCCAAATATAGCAGCTCACTACGGGGAACAGTTCATCCGCTCCCGGGGCTCGCCCTCCTCCTTTAACT cctcttcatcctctcctcgtGAAGCGTCTGATCTAGAACAGGCCCGCCCCCAGACCAGCGGAGAGGAGGAGCTACAGTTACAGCTGGCCCTGGCcatgagcagagaggagagtgagaag GACCAGCGTTGTCTCCAAGGAGATGAGTCGTTTTTGCAGAGAGCCCTGGACGAGAACAGAAGGGACAGTCACACAGGGACAGGGGAG TCCGCCATGTTGAATCTGGTGGATATCTTTGGCCCCTCTGAGGCTCCGCCCCCAACTGACGACCTCTGGGACGCCCAGCCTGctgtgacctctgacccctgggaCTCTGTGG cAGTCCACTCCAACACTCCTGTGATTGGTAGTCCTTGGAAGACCCGCCCCTCCTCCAGCAGCCCAACCAATCCTTGGGCTCCGTCACGCTCTCCCACCTGGGTAGCTCCACCCACATCATCATCCAGCCCTGTCAATCACGGCTGGGAGAGCCCGCACCCTCTTACAGGGGACGGTACTGATAGGACGGATCCCTTCTCtgtcagggaggaggaggagtgtaaAGGAGAAGAGGGACCACCTCAACCTGGCAGTCCtactg GCCCAGACCTGTTTGGGGAGCGTGTCCTGTCCCCCGAGGTGAACGGGCGAGGGGGGGGCAGTCCGGAGATGTTTGACCTGTCCCGTCTCGCCCCCCCTCAGGGCTACGCGCCCCCCCGGATGTGTCGCACCCCAGAAGCCTTCCTGGGACCTACGGGGGCGTCGCTCGTCAACCTGGACGCACTCATCCCCCCTAATCCTCCTAGCAGGACCCACAACAACCCCTTCCTCTtag gtctgaGTGTTCCCTCTCCCACCAACCCATTCCACTGTGACCAGCCCCGTCTCACACTCAACCAGATGCTCCGTCCCTGTTCCACCTCCCCACTCCCCCCTCACACCCTCCCCTacagcccctctctccccctccctctcccacaccACACCCAGCCCTCCCCCGGCCTCCTGGACCTCCCCTCTAacctcccccatc